In the genome of Candidatus Ruthia magnifica str. Cm (Calyptogena magnifica), one region contains:
- a CDS encoding oxidative damage protection protein, producing MNTVKCIKLGQQLEALDRAPYPGELGQKILSNVSKQGWKLWLEYQTMLINENNLNLMDSNAQSYLKEQMDKFFFSKEDVDDIQGYKPNE from the coding sequence ATGAATACTGTAAAATGCATTAAATTAGGCCAACAACTTGAAGCCTTGGATAGAGCGCCTTATCCTGGTGAATTAGGTCAAAAAATATTAAGTAACGTATCCAAACAAGGCTGGAAACTCTGGCTTGAATACCAAACCATGTTGATCAATGAAAACAACTTAAATTTGATGGATTCAAATGCACAAAGTTATCTTAAAGAACAAATGGATAAGTTCTTCTTTTCAAAAGAAGACGTAGATGATATTCAAGGTTACAAGCCCAATGAGTAA
- the gmk gene encoding guanylate kinase: MSNGVLFVISAPSGCGKTSLVKALIKKIDHLCVSVSHTTRAPRLGEVQGENYFFVSKDEFNKIKNNNGFIESAQVFDNDYGSAKQLVQNLLNNDSDVILEIDWQGFRQIKQTFNHSVGIFILPPSQAVLKKRLTDRGQDKQSIIGRRMHDADNEMQHFNEFDYLIINDNFDVALNNLSIIVQAERLTLAQQSIKHKDLLKTLI; the protein is encoded by the coding sequence ATGAGTAATGGCGTGTTGTTTGTTATTTCCGCCCCTTCAGGGTGTGGAAAAACTTCATTAGTTAAAGCGCTCATTAAAAAAATTGATCATTTGTGTGTTTCAGTTTCACACACCACAAGAGCGCCACGCTTAGGTGAAGTACAGGGTGAAAACTACTTTTTTGTTTCTAAAGATGAATTTAATAAAATAAAAAATAACAACGGCTTTATTGAATCAGCACAAGTGTTTGATAATGATTATGGTAGCGCCAAACAATTGGTTCAAAATTTGTTAAATAATGATTCTGATGTTATTTTAGAGATTGACTGGCAGGGTTTTAGACAGATTAAACAAACTTTTAATCACTCAGTTGGTATTTTTATTCTCCCACCTTCTCAAGCGGTATTAAAAAAACGCTTAACCGATAGAGGACAAGACAAACAAAGTATTATTGGCAGAAGAATGCATGATGCAGACAATGAAATGCAACATTTTAATGAATTTGACTATCTAATTATTAATGATAATTTTGACGTAGCTCTGAATAATTTATCAATCATTGTTCAAGCCGAACGTCTAACGTTAGCACAACAATCAATCAAACACAAAGATTTGCTTAAAACATTGATATAG
- the rpoH gene encoding RNA polymerase sigma factor RpoH translates to MNQEFALLPAKKISNLEVQKYPPILNSEQEHELAVKLYENHDLSAARKLVLSHMRFVAFIAHGYKGYGLEQADLVQEGTIGLMKAVKRFNPNRNVRLASFAVYWIRAEIHEFIFKNWKIVKVATTKAQRKLFFKLKQAKAHIYSSLNEEQADKIANDLGVRRKDVLEMESRLQFNDVTFEVSDDEDSLAPEQYLTNENVQTPEQLLLINDSKQNQQQQLYKALSSLDERSLDILQSRYLKEEKTTLHTLADKYGISKERVRQLETKAMQKLKSNLQEQSL, encoded by the coding sequence ATGAATCAAGAATTCGCATTATTACCTGCTAAAAAAATCTCAAATTTGGAGGTTCAAAAATATCCACCTATCTTAAACAGTGAACAAGAACATGAATTAGCCGTTAAATTGTATGAAAATCACGATTTAAGTGCAGCCAGAAAATTAGTTTTGTCGCACATGCGTTTTGTCGCCTTTATTGCCCATGGCTACAAAGGCTATGGCCTTGAACAGGCCGATCTTGTGCAAGAAGGTACCATTGGATTAATGAAGGCAGTTAAGCGTTTTAATCCAAATAGAAATGTACGTCTTGCCTCATTCGCGGTGTATTGGATTCGTGCAGAAATTCACGAATTTATTTTCAAGAATTGGAAAATCGTTAAAGTTGCCACAACCAAAGCACAACGCAAATTATTTTTCAAACTTAAACAAGCCAAAGCACATATTTATAGTTCATTGAACGAAGAGCAGGCAGATAAAATTGCTAATGATTTGGGTGTACGTCGTAAAGATGTATTGGAGATGGAATCGCGTTTGCAATTTAACGACGTAACATTTGAAGTGTCTGATGATGAGGATTCTCTCGCACCAGAACAATACTTAACCAATGAAAACGTCCAAACACCTGAACAGTTGTTACTAATAAACGATTCAAAACAGAATCAACAGCAGCAACTTTATAAAGCCTTATCATCATTAGATGAAAGAAGTTTAGATATTTTACAATCTAGATACTTGAAAGAAGAAAAAACAACCCTACATACTTTAGCAGACAAGTATGGTATCTCAAAAGAAAGAGTGCGCCAACTTGAAACTAAAGCTATGCAAAAGCTTAAATCAAACTTACAAGAGCAATCTCTTTAA
- a CDS encoding co-chaperone GroES produces MNIRPLHDRVIVRRTQEEKTTESGLIIPDSATEKPSKGEILAIGNGKINDNGDVIALDVKVGDQVLFGQYAGNEIKVDGETLLVVREDDIVAIIE; encoded by the coding sequence ATGAATATTCGTCCCCTTCACGATCGTGTGATTGTCCGTAGAACACAAGAGGAAAAAACCACTGAAAGTGGATTAATCATTCCAGATTCAGCCACAGAAAAGCCTTCAAAGGGTGAAATTTTGGCGATTGGTAACGGCAAAATTAACGATAATGGTGATGTTATTGCATTAGATGTTAAAGTTGGAGACCAGGTATTATTTGGTCAATATGCGGGTAACGAAATTAAAGTAGATGGTGAAACATTGCTAGTTGTACGTGAAGACGATATTGTCGCAATTATTGAATAA